One region of Dysidea avara chromosome 1, odDysAvar1.4, whole genome shotgun sequence genomic DNA includes:
- the LOC136263377 gene encoding uncharacterized protein, whose protein sequence is MSDGPSTMSNGTGSGDSDNTTLLPATTPPSVPINTKDESSWKVAITTIIIVLVLFVLILALVAFLTGLLLRRKRKKKCHPIAPDSPELPEVEPHLPLQAVQVPSDGTSLPMEEFTTVQLGGPVDVIPHPRNQVMGLVMDDSPTSTLTS, encoded by the exons ATGAGTGATGGGCCTTCCACCATGTCTAATGGTACAGGAAGTGGTGACAGTGATAATACTACATTGCTGCCAGCAACCACCCCTCCAAGTGTACCAA TAAATACAAAAGATGAAAGCTCATGGAAAGTAGCAATtacaacaataattatagtacttgtactttttgTGTTAATTCTGGCACTTGTGGCATTTTTAACAG GATTGCTGTTGAGGAGGAAGCGTAAGAAGAAGTGTCACCCAATTGCACCTGATAGTCCAGAATTAC CTGAGGTGGAGCCACACCTGCCACTACAAGCGGTACAGGTGCCTAGTGATGGAACATCACTTCCCATGGAGGAGTTTACTACAGTTCAACTTGGTGGACCAGTGGATGTAATACCTCATCCAAGAAACCAGGTGATGGGGCTAGTAATG GATGATTCACCAACCAGTACACTCACATCTTAA